One Ignavibacteria bacterium DNA window includes the following coding sequences:
- a CDS encoding MFS transporter encodes MFSILLKVRKVELVDFSQERIRVLHYTWIAFFISFYVWFNMAPLATTMLREVNWLTPEHIKILAICNVALTIPARIIVGALIDKYGPRIVFSGLLVLMSFPTFVFAFGNSFMQLLTARLVLGMIGASFVIGIRMISQWFPPKMIGRAEGFYAGWGNFGSAWAAMTLPWIALTVMENWFGMKVDGWRWALFVNGIVALIYGFVYYFIVRDTPKGEKFYGTKKTQPLIVTSYSDLVQYLIWSFPLVGALGLLAWRVSKIQITDTFGDKISLLSDDYLYLIYALLIVVYIFHVVKSLQVNLPVLKKGVPDEEKYPFTSVAALNTTYIANFGAELAVVSMLPAFFESTFAISPEFAGLIAASFAFVNLFARPFGGLISDLMKNRKLIMSLYMLGIALGFFGMAFINSAWPIWIAVAITVLCSMFVQGAEGATFAIIPLIKRRMTGQIAG; translated from the coding sequence ATGTTTTCCATTCTGTTAAAAGTTAGAAAAGTTGAATTGGTAGATTTCAGCCAGGAAAGAATCAGGGTTTTGCATTATACATGGATTGCATTTTTTATTTCGTTTTATGTTTGGTTCAATATGGCACCTCTCGCTACTACAATGCTGAGAGAAGTGAATTGGCTGACACCCGAGCACATAAAAATTTTAGCGATATGCAATGTTGCTCTTACTATTCCTGCAAGAATTATTGTCGGGGCTTTAATTGATAAATATGGACCGAGAATTGTTTTTTCAGGACTTCTTGTATTAATGTCATTTCCGACCTTCGTATTTGCTTTTGGAAATAGCTTTATGCAATTATTAACAGCACGACTTGTTTTGGGAATGATAGGTGCAAGTTTTGTAATCGGCATTAGGATGATTTCTCAATGGTTCCCGCCAAAAATGATAGGAAGAGCCGAAGGATTTTATGCCGGATGGGGAAATTTCGGTTCTGCATGGGCAGCGATGACTTTGCCATGGATCGCATTGACAGTGATGGAAAATTGGTTCGGGATGAAGGTCGATGGATGGAGATGGGCTTTATTTGTTAATGGAATTGTTGCGCTGATATATGGATTTGTTTACTACTTCATTGTAAGAGATACACCAAAAGGGGAAAAGTTCTATGGGACGAAAAAAACTCAACCGCTGATTGTTACATCTTACAGCGACCTTGTTCAATATTTGATTTGGTCTTTCCCGTTGGTAGGCGCATTGGGATTGCTGGCATGGAGGGTCAGCAAAATCCAAATCACAGATACTTTTGGCGACAAAATCAGCTTACTCTCAGATGATTATCTATACCTTATTTATGCTTTACTAATAGTTGTATATATCTTTCATGTGGTAAAATCTCTTCAAGTCAATTTGCCGGTTTTGAAGAAAGGTGTTCCAGATGAAGAGAAATATCCTTTTACCAGTGTTGCCGCATTGAATACAACTTACATAGCTAACTTCGGTGCTGAGCTTGCTGTAGTTTCAATGCTTCCTGCTTTTTTTGAGAGTACGTTTGCAATCAGTCCCGAATTCGCTGGATTGATTGCCGCTTCATTTGCCTTTGTAAATCTGTTTGCTAGACCCTTTGGTGGATTGATCTCAGACTTAATGAAAAACCGAAAGTTGATAATGAGTTTGTATATGCTTGGCATTGCATTAGGATTTTTTGGAATGGCTTTTATTAATTCTGCATGGCCTATTTGGATTGCAGTAGCGATAACTGTCCTCTGCTCAATGTTTGTTCAAGGAGCTGAAGGAGCAACATTTGCAATCATTCCGCTTATCAAACGAAGAATGACCGGGCAAATTGCGGG
- the narI gene encoding respiratory nitrate reductase subunit gamma has product MSSVSPFFTDQLLFIVFPYVAFVVFILFSIRRYLMQSFTYSSLSSQFLENKQHFWGLVPFHYGIIVILTGHFVAFLIPREIIAWNNEPLRLYILEIAAFVFALLTLIGLTSIIIRRFTTPKMKIVTSPADWILLTILGIQVLSGMFVAVFHSWGSTWYAATATPYLWSLITFNPDISYITAMPWMVKVHIIGAFVIIAFFPFTRLVHALVVPNPYLWRKPQVVRWYGIKRLIRQSTDKTVI; this is encoded by the coding sequence ATGAGTAGTGTAAGTCCATTTTTTACAGATCAATTGTTATTCATTGTATTTCCATACGTAGCATTCGTTGTATTTATTTTGTTTTCGATTAGAAGATATTTAATGCAGAGTTTTACTTACTCCAGTCTTTCATCGCAGTTTCTTGAAAACAAGCAGCACTTCTGGGGATTAGTTCCGTTTCATTATGGAATAATAGTAATTCTAACAGGACACTTTGTAGCATTTCTCATTCCACGAGAAATCATTGCATGGAACAACGAGCCACTTCGACTCTACATTCTCGAAATTGCTGCATTCGTTTTTGCTTTGCTGACGCTGATCGGTTTAACCAGCATAATTATCAGGAGATTTACAACACCTAAAATGAAAATCGTAACGAGTCCAGCAGATTGGATTCTGCTAACTATTTTGGGAATACAAGTTTTAAGCGGAATGTTTGTTGCTGTGTTTCATAGCTGGGGATCGACTTGGTATGCAGCAACTGCAACTCCGTATTTATGGTCGTTAATTACTTTCAATCCAGATATTTCATATATAACAGCAATGCCCTGGATGGTAAAAGTTCACATCATAGGTGCCTTTGTGATAATTGCATTCTTCCCATTCACTCGACTCGTGCATGCTTTGGTCGTTCCAAACCCGTACTTGTGGAGAAAGCCGCAAGTGGTCAGGTGGTATGGAATTAAAAGGTTAATTCGTCAGTCAACTGATAAAACAGTCATATAA